GTACTGCCGTAAATATTTGGATTGTTTGGGGCTATATTACCCTGGAATATCGAGTTGTATACCAGTCCACTGGCAGCAAAGAGAGCTCCTCCGTAATAACCTGCGTGGTTTCCATACCACAGACAGTTATGAAATACAACATTACCTGCTGCCCACACAGCACCTCCGGCAGTTCCACTTGAGTTACCGGAGAATATCACATTAGCAAAAACGACTTCAGATCCGGCATCAATGCTAACAGCTCCACCATTGGTCGCAGCCACATTTTCTAAAAACTTGCTGTTGACTACCTTCAGCGATGCATTCTCAACAAAAAGACCTGCTCCATTTGAAGTTGAATAGCCTAGCTGTATTGTTACTCCATCAATTACTATTCCTTTAAGCGGATTGGCAGGAGTTCCAATAGCACGCAATACATGGTAACTGTTGTCTGCATTAGCTTGAGGACTTCCAATATCTCCAGTGATTATTGTCCGGTTAGTTAACAGGTCGCGCTGCCCGATAGCTGTCTCAGTTCCCGCAAACCCTCCTATTAAGCTTATTCCACTCTTCAGTTCAAATGATACATTCCTGTCGTCATTATCTACCGGATATTTGTTAACCGGCAAGTAGTACCCTGCAGCAAGCCATAGTATATCTGTCTCTGCTGCCATAAACAAGGCCTCATGCAAAGATGCGGCATCATCCCAGGATGTTCCTGCACCATTACCATTAGGTTTAACATAGATAGGGTGTCCCCTGTTTACCTTAAATTCAGATACAGGACCCAAACGCCTGCTTCCGTCATTATGTATGCTTATTACTCTCCAACTCACCTCGTCAAGTGACTGTAAGCCTTCCAGTACATATTCCTCTCCAGCAATATCAGTTACTTCTTCATACTCTCCACCATTGAGAGAGTAGAGCAGTGTGTAATTGCTTACATCTCCGGGCTTGCTATCATACCACTTCCATTTCAGGGTAAGCAGTCCATCTTCAGGTGCTGCAGCTTCTCCATCAGCCGGAGACTCAGGTACTACCGTATTCAGATAACCTTCATAGATTCCAATATCAGTCTTTCCGTTCAGGATTCTTGGCTGTCCTGCAAAGTCAGTTTCCAGCCATTCGGGAACCTCTACTCCCATATCAAGTACCGGAGCATAAGGTCCGACCCTGAAGTCACCTCCCTCAGCATCTACAAAACCGGGATCTATATCGAAGTTACCGGTTCCTGCAGCATTCAGATATATAGATGCAGTCACGGATGCGTTACGGATATCATCACCAGAAAGCTGAGAAGCGCTATTGCGTGATATAGAATTAACAACCTTAATTCTATTGGCTGTTTGTCCATAAACAGCACCACCCCATCTACCGGCAGTATTACCATACCAGAGGCTGTTATAAAACTCCGGATAAGCATTTGAATACACAGCTCCACCGTCATCCCGCGATTCATTTGCCAGGAATACTACGTTTCCAAATCCAGGAGCCGAACTATTACCAAGCACGGCAACAGCTCCTCCGCTGAATGCATAGTTTTCGCGGAAGACAGTATTAATAATCAGAGGGGATCCGTTATTAATTATCAATGCTCCTCCCTTATCATTATCACTGAAAGCAAATGAGGCACGCCCCTTTTCAATAATAAATCCGTCAATTACGGTTGCCGAACTAACAGGTACACTTACCTCACCCTTAATAATTACTACATGGTATGAGTTATCGTTATTGGAATCCGGATCACCAATATTACCGCTGAGTACACTCTGGTTAGCCAGATGGTTCCTTTGCTCACGGCTTGTCTCTGTTCCACTGAATCCACCATATAGCTTAAGCCCTTCTTTAATTTCAAAGGCTATACCACGGTCGATTCCGGATGTTGGCTTATATACTCCGGCAGCAACCCATAGTTCATCACCAAAGACCGCTAACTGAAGGGCAGTTTGCAAATCTGTAGCATCACTCCATGAATTTCCTGTTCCCGTTGCACCTGGTTTTACATAGATAGGATGCCCTCTTTCGATATAAAACTCAGACCATGGAGAATAATACAAGTCATTATCAGTAGTTCTAACTGCCACTCTCCACCTGACCCCATCAGATGCGTAAAGTCCTGATACTTCATATGAAAGGTTGATCTTGTTAATACTGTCAACTAAATTTGTAGCACCTCCGTTTACCACATATTCAATCCGGTAGGATTGAATATCGGATGGAACTGTTGACTGCCATTCCCAAACAAGGGTTACCTTTCCGTTATCAAGTCCTACAACTTCACGATCAGCAGGTGAAACCTGAAGTGGGGTTGCTATACCTCCTTCAAAAGGACCAAGGTCAATCAATGCATTTACTACACGGGCATTACCCTTGTAATCCTTTGTAATTCCCGAAGGAAGAAGCGCGATATTACCCTGGTCTACTGCAGGTGATTTCAGGTTAACCCTGAAATCGTTGGCACTTGCATTCAGGAATAATGGATCGGATGACAGAATTGAGATTCCTGCATAGCCACCCTCGACTATACAGTTCTTTGCATAAACGGCATAGAAGTTTGGATTGGCGGAACCGGCCGAGTTGTTCCATGCTATTGAATTGTTTACAGCCACAAAAGTTGACGAAGATGCATTATCCACAGCACCTCCCCTGTCGCCTGTATTGTTACCGTAAAACAGACAGTTAGCAAACTCCATCCGGGCATTTGCCCTAACAGCACCGCCATATCTTGTTGATGAATTATTGGTAAACAGAGAGTTAATAAAGACTGCTTGAGAATTTGAGTCTCCGTAAACAGCACCTCCCTGATAGGCGTAGTTGTTTCTGAACCACACATTTACAAAGGTCGGTGATGCCCAGTTGAGCAGTATTCCGGCACCGGAGCTGTTATTATCGGAGTTGTAACCACCTTCAATAACAACACCGTCAATTATTGTAGCGCCGGTAATCGGAGCCATTGCAGTTCCATTGGCTATGAGTACGTTTCTTGAGTTATCATTTGTATTGCCGGGTACACCAATGTCACCACTTAAGATGGTTCTGTTCTTGTACCAGTCTCTGGCATCCCGCACACTTTCATTACCTATAAAACCACCATAAATCTTAATACCTTCCCTGATTTCGAAGGCAAGGTTTCGGTTGCTTGTGGTAGTAGGACGATAAGTACCAGCTGCAAGCCAAAGTTCATCACCAAGTATATAATCTGCCAAAGCAGCCTGCAGGTTTGTAGCATCATTCCAGGCCTTTCCTGTACCCATTCCGTTAGGTTTAACATATACAGGATGGCCACGTTTCTTGAAAAATTGAGCCCAGGCAGACCATGTGTAGTTACCATTTTCATCCACGGCAGCGACCCTCCAGCTTATCTTTCCAGATTCGGTTACACCGCTGAGCTGATAAGAAGTTGCCATTGCAGTGTTGGCTGAAACTACAGAACCCCCGTTTATCTTATACTCTAACTCATAACTTACAATGTTGGCCGGAGCAGCAGCAGTCCAACCCCACTCAAGTGTAAAAGCAGTCTCTGAAGCATCAAAGACCGCACCTTCAGCTGGGTTGGTGGTAACAGGCACCCTAACGGCTCCCTCGTAGGGACCCATATCGGCAGTGCCCTGAATACGTGCATTGCCTTCAATATCTTTGGTTAACCATAAAGGTATAAGTGCATTATTGGCAGCCTCAAGGGCAGGAGATCCGCTATTAAGACGGAAGTCCTCATTTTCGGCAACATGAAACAAGGGATCCGTATCCAGGTTGCCTGGTCCGGCATCCTCTCCCTGCACTATTGAATAAGCAACATTGGCAGCAGTAACAACAGGAGTACCTGATTGCGAAGTATTGCCCCATATTATTGAGTTGTAGATGGAAGCATCCTCAGCTAATGAAGCAGCCGAATAAGCAACTGCATTATGGTTGCCATACCACAGACAGTGGTAGAAAGTCATTGCTCCCTCGGCATATACTGCTCCACCTGCAGAAGAGGATGAGTTGGATGAAAAGATTACATTTGCAAAAACCGCTGCCGAAGTCGCATCACCATAAACTGCACCACCCATTATGGCGTGGTTGTTGCGAAACCATACATTAACTACCCTTGGAGAAGCATTCTCAAGGTAAAGTCCACCACCATACCAAGTATTTGGAGCGTATCCGTCTTCAATTATAAAACCATCAATTATAGTTGCTTCAGTAATCACCACTGAGGAACCATCAGCATATACAACTGATTTGGAGTTATCTGTATGAACAGACTGGTCACCAATATTTCCACTAAGTATTGTCTTATTCCTGTATGAGTCACGCTGATCACGGTTTGTTTCTGTTCCCACGAAGCCTCCATAGAGCTTTACGCCTTCCTTTAGTTCGAAGGATATACTGCGGTCATTACCTGTTGTAGGTTTATATATACCTGCAGCCACCCAAATTTCATCACCTGCCTGCGCATCCAAAAGTGCCTGCCTAAGATCTGAATAGACCGGAGACCTGCCATTCCATAAACTACCTGATTCACCCGGTCTCACGTAAATAACTTCTGCAACTGCAGATGAAAGAAAAAACGAACCGAAAAGAAAAATAATAAGCGATCGGTATAGATTTCTCATAATCAAATCATATTATTAAGAGCTGCGCCTTCCCCCCTATCCCACAACCAGCCTGATATAGACAAACTTAATATAAAGCGATAATAAAATTCATTGTTTTTACGGATATTTATCACAACTGTTTCATATTTCGTCAATTAATAAGGGTCATCTACATAAAAACTGCCTTTTGACATCTTTTGTCACCATCATCCTTAAATTTGCAAACTTACAACAGAACAGATAAGATGCGGAAGTGGATTGAATCGAAGAGCTGCAAATCTGACCTTATTGCAAGGATGACAAGGGCTGCAATGGCCTTTGAGAATGCTGTGCTATTGTGTGACGG
The genomic region above belongs to Xiashengella succiniciproducens and contains:
- a CDS encoding choice-of-anchor Q domain-containing protein; the encoded protein is MRNLYRSLIIFLFGSFFLSSAVAEVIYVRPGESGSLWNGRSPVYSDLRQALLDAQAGDEIWVAAGIYKPTTGNDRSISFELKEGVKLYGGFVGTETNRDQRDSYRNKTILSGNIGDQSVHTDNSKSVVYADGSSVVITEATIIDGFIIEDGYAPNTWYGGGLYLENASPRVVNVWFRNNHAIMGGAVYGDATSAAVFANVIFSSNSSSSAGGAVYAEGAMTFYHCLWYGNHNAVAYSAASLAEDASIYNSIIWGNTSQSGTPVVTAANVAYSIVQGEDAGPGNLDTDPLFHVAENEDFRLNSGSPALEAANNALIPLWLTKDIEGNARIQGTADMGPYEGAVRVPVTTNPAEGAVFDASETAFTLEWGWTAAAPANIVSYELEYKINGGSVVSANTAMATSYQLSGVTESGKISWRVAAVDENGNYTWSAWAQFFKKRGHPVYVKPNGMGTGKAWNDATNLQAALADYILGDELWLAAGTYRPTTTSNRNLAFEIREGIKIYGGFIGNESVRDARDWYKNRTILSGDIGVPGNTNDNSRNVLIANGTAMAPITGATIIDGVVIEGGYNSDNNSSGAGILLNWASPTFVNVWFRNNYAYQGGAVYGDSNSQAVFINSLFTNNSSTRYGGAVRANARMEFANCLFYGNNTGDRGGAVDNASSSTFVAVNNSIAWNNSAGSANPNFYAVYAKNCIVEGGYAGISILSSDPLFLNASANDFRVNLKSPAVDQGNIALLPSGITKDYKGNARVVNALIDLGPFEGGIATPLQVSPADREVVGLDNGKVTLVWEWQSTVPSDIQSYRIEYVVNGGATNLVDSINKINLSYEVSGLYASDGVRWRVAVRTTDNDLYYSPWSEFYIERGHPIYVKPGATGTGNSWSDATDLQTALQLAVFGDELWVAAGVYKPTSGIDRGIAFEIKEGLKLYGGFSGTETSREQRNHLANQSVLSGNIGDPDSNNDNSYHVVIIKGEVSVPVSSATVIDGFIIEKGRASFAFSDNDKGGALIINNGSPLIINTVFRENYAFSGGAVAVLGNSSAPGFGNVVFLANESRDDGGAVYSNAYPEFYNSLWYGNTAGRWGGAVYGQTANRIKVVNSISRNSASQLSGDDIRNASVTASIYLNAAGTGNFDIDPGFVDAEGGDFRVGPYAPVLDMGVEVPEWLETDFAGQPRILNGKTDIGIYEGYLNTVVPESPADGEAAAPEDGLLTLKWKWYDSKPGDVSNYTLLYSLNGGEYEEVTDIAGEEYVLEGLQSLDEVSWRVISIHNDGSRRLGPVSEFKVNRGHPIYVKPNGNGAGTSWDDAASLHEALFMAAETDILWLAAGYYLPVNKYPVDNDDRNVSFELKSGISLIGGFAGTETAIGQRDLLTNRTIITGDIGSPQANADNSYHVLRAIGTPANPLKGIVIDGVTIQLGYSTSNGAGLFVENASLKVVNSKFLENVAATNGGAVSIDAGSEVVFANVIFSGNSSGTAGGAVWAAGNVVFHNCLWYGNHAGYYGGALFAASGLVYNSIFQGNIAPNNPNIYGSTVTYSMIQGGYTGVGNIDANPLLNNPGEGDFMLRKESPAVDNGNAELLPDWLDFDYFGRPRIDGNGLDLGPIEGYIDMDLKAPRPVSPVDGTVLDKETTSVTVEWEWASTQPAGITGYDVEYRVNDDEFQVITDITDMSRVIPDLKPGDEVRWRVRARKATEVLDWSYYFNFSIEESNFIFLPGAEAFDVNIWPNPMPVGGGELNIEVPGTLKHAVLRIYTINGQMLQEHRGLTGNKFTIDIVTLPPGMYLIVIEENGLGVGAEKLIVK